One segment of Desulfovibrio inopinatus DSM 10711 DNA contains the following:
- a CDS encoding rod shape-determining protein has product MVLSKFLHMFSKDLAMDLGTANTLLYTPRGGIVLNEPSVVALDTRTDKLIAVGREAKEFLGRTPERIRAIRPMKDGVIADFEVTKEMIAFFVRKVIRGFNLVKPRIVICVPTGITQVEKRAVIESAHQAGARDVKLVEEPMAAAVGAGLPVEEAVGNMVVDIGGGTTEVAVISLAAVAYAESVRVAGDEMNEAIQRYIQDQFQILIGENMAERIKIQIGSALPGKEVMSMDVSGKNIVNGTPTTITVEDGDIREAIKDPVMVIVNSVKRALEKTPPELVADIANSGLLLAGGGALLKGLDELIAKETYLNVVIDDEPLTTVVRGTGKTVENRRYYHNIFIN; this is encoded by the coding sequence ATGGTATTGAGCAAATTTCTTCATATGTTTAGCAAAGATTTGGCCATGGATTTGGGTACAGCCAATACTTTGCTGTATACGCCTCGCGGCGGCATTGTTCTGAACGAACCTTCTGTCGTCGCGTTAGATACGCGCACGGACAAGTTAATTGCCGTAGGACGAGAGGCCAAAGAATTTCTTGGCCGGACTCCGGAGCGTATTCGGGCGATACGTCCCATGAAAGACGGCGTTATAGCCGATTTTGAAGTCACCAAAGAGATGATTGCCTTTTTCGTGCGCAAGGTCATCCGGGGCTTTAATCTTGTGAAACCACGCATTGTTATCTGTGTTCCGACAGGCATTACCCAGGTAGAAAAGCGAGCTGTTATTGAATCGGCCCATCAGGCTGGCGCTCGAGACGTCAAGCTTGTCGAAGAACCGATGGCTGCAGCCGTCGGCGCCGGGTTGCCTGTGGAAGAAGCCGTGGGCAATATGGTCGTTGATATCGGTGGGGGTACCACTGAGGTTGCCGTCATCTCTCTGGCCGCCGTTGCGTATGCAGAGTCCGTTCGTGTGGCTGGTGATGAAATGAACGAGGCGATTCAACGCTATATTCAGGATCAGTTTCAGATCCTTATCGGTGAGAACATGGCCGAAAGGATTAAAATCCAGATCGGTTCAGCGCTGCCGGGTAAAGAAGTCATGTCCATGGATGTATCGGGGAAAAATATAGTGAACGGCACCCCGACCACGATTACCGTGGAAGACGGAGACATCCGGGAAGCGATTAAAGATCCGGTTATGGTTATCGTCAATTCCGTGAAGCGCGCTCTTGAAAAAACTCCACCCGAATTGGTCGCCGATATTGCCAACAGTGGTTTATTGTTGGCTGGAGGGGGGGCGTTGTTGAAAGGGCTTGATGAACTTATTGCGAAAGAGACATATCTCAATGTTGTCATTGACGATGAGCCGCTGACAACGGTCGTGCGCGGAACCGGCAAGACCGTGGAGAATAGACGCTACTACCACAATATTTTCATCAACTGA